Proteins from a single region of Flavobacterium sp. K5-23:
- a CDS encoding alpha/beta fold hydrolase has protein sequence MENKPNLITLQNFTTESGVFYATLNLSYQVFGPALNSAPIVLVNHALTGNSQVIGKNGWWNDLIGDHKTIDTTKYSLLAFNVPGNGFDQTSIYNYLDFTARDIAKAFLQGIQLLQINQLYAIIGGSVGGGIAWEMIALEPKSTQHLIPIATDWKSTDWLIANCYLQEQILNNSSRPIEDARIHAMLCYRSPESFKEKFQRSSNEELAVFNVESWLQHHGEKLQKRFQLSSYKMMNQLLKTIDVTRNSDSFEIMASKIEATIHIIGINSDLFFTAKENKATYQELKKHNVNVFYKEIDSMHGHDAFLIEYEQLNNLLADIF, from the coding sequence TTGGAAAATAAACCCAACCTGATTACATTACAAAATTTCACCACCGAAAGTGGCGTATTTTATGCTACCCTTAACTTAAGTTATCAAGTTTTTGGACCAGCGTTAAATTCGGCTCCTATCGTATTGGTCAATCATGCATTGACTGGAAATTCACAAGTTATAGGTAAAAACGGCTGGTGGAATGATTTGATAGGAGACCACAAAACGATAGACACTACTAAATATTCCCTGCTTGCTTTTAATGTCCCTGGTAATGGTTTCGATCAAACTAGTATTTACAATTATTTAGATTTTACTGCTCGAGATATTGCTAAAGCATTTCTTCAAGGAATACAATTATTGCAAATCAACCAGCTGTATGCCATCATTGGAGGTTCTGTGGGTGGAGGAATTGCTTGGGAAATGATCGCTTTAGAACCCAAAAGCACCCAACATTTAATCCCTATTGCAACTGACTGGAAGTCGACGGATTGGTTAATAGCCAATTGTTATTTGCAAGAGCAAATTCTAAATAACTCTTCACGACCTATCGAAGATGCCCGTATTCACGCTATGTTGTGTTACAGATCTCCAGAATCCTTCAAGGAAAAATTCCAAAGATCTTCTAACGAGGAATTGGCAGTTTTCAATGTCGAAAGCTGGTTGCAGCATCACGGGGAAAAATTGCAGAAACGATTCCAACTTTCGTCCTACAAGATGATGAACCAATTGCTTAAAACAATCGATGTTACCAGAAACAGTGATTCATTCGAAATAATGGCTTCCAAGATTGAAGCGACAATTCATATAATCGGGATTAATTCAGATTTGTTTTTTACGGCTAAAGAAAACAAAGCAACCTATCAGGAATTAAAAAAACACAACGTTAATGTATTCTACAAAGAAATCGATTCGATGCACGGGCACGATGCTTTCTTGATAGAATACGAACAATTAAATAATCTACTTGCTGATATATTTTAG